One Heptranchias perlo isolate sHepPer1 unplaced genomic scaffold, sHepPer1.hap1 HAP1_SCAFFOLD_324, whole genome shotgun sequence DNA window includes the following coding sequences:
- the LOC137311307 gene encoding eotaxin-like, which translates to MKTALWVAAVLCSLMICSIQDSAAAPGGIVTFECCESFKTTRIPHKRLANYKRTIGCSTPAIIFTNKRHVKICIKASEKWVQTAVEYLEKRLKNGRNGAKK; encoded by the exons ATGAAGACAGCACTGTGGGTGGCCGCTGTTTTGTGCTCACTGATGATCTGCTCTATCCAGGATTCTGCTGCTGCACCAG GTGGTATTGTAACATTCGAATGCTGTGAGAGTTTTAAGACCACTCGTATTCCTCATAAAAGACTTGCAAACTACAAGAGAACAATTGGCTGCTCCACTCCCGCCATTAT TTTTACAAACAAACGTCACGTGAAAATTTGCATCAAAGCGAGTGAGAAATGGGTTCAAACCGCAGTGGAATATCTGGAAAAGAGACTGAAGAATGGAAGGAATGGAGCAAAGAAGTGA